In Luteolibacter yonseiensis, a single window of DNA contains:
- a CDS encoding DUF1800 family protein has product MIPFKNLLPAFILLTHGSPASAGVAEIRNSVWAARYQAGDLSPDADTDGDGQVNRDEAIAGTDPRDPASRISLLISRPAGHPLVTFPSEPGKKYQLHRSRRPDAGWTPLEEPVSGTGTSISLPVTSSETASFYKISVTDQDTDGDGVDDWSEHQLAGFDASKSRSFPAGGDDLAIATAIIGDWGGSLELESTEPDAFEKEGQAALLTIRRTAAPYPLTVFLKTSGASDPAKSSASKAHYEAIAERVVIPAGDAAVTVSIRPVPNLLPEVPRQLTLSAGGGHQSSTFFIRDARNTIDNQRLLLAHLRPLSGITSGGSGLATIKLSGDNNLATASLSFSNLNSPVNSTQILNAASSILQSIPPANYGGQPWNIRATQSFPTDQAVLDALLSGQVKLGIYTQAHVTGEIGGTFLPVSGSIEFTAPPEAPEIAPLADDALDRDIARFLTQATFGPTLAEIESLRTRVAGAGGDRIAAYSAWIDEQLALPSPSLLAYTTAANAQEKEAREPDYNLNSQNRRRGWWLFAIRANSQLKQRFAFALSEIFVVSDVDAVINRYSYGATAYHDLLAEAATGPYRALLRSVSLSPVMGQYLSHLRNGKATYDTNGNPIISPDENYAREIMQLFSIGLVQLHPDGSLKLDATASPIPTYTQTDIGEMARVFTGWSFSKRSAAAPPYATIDNNTFNLGDGTKHREAQWTNPMKAFPGQHDTGAKTVLGRNLPSGSNANQDLNAVLDLLRDHPNTAPFVSRRLIQRLVTANPSPGYLYRVSQAFRNSTGDFPTVIKAILLDPEARSGGTLASSGKTREPLLRATGLMRATGAASGMPLSDLAAYGYPAEELAKFPAGTTRYRLNRTPALAQSPLSAPSVFNWFLPDHSPSGIISANGLVSPEQQIITESTAITITNFLYNGIFTNAGFTPNMGLPTLTGNPQRILPNLAPLQALYLSFLDTNHDGFFSPTDATTFNKPAALAIADEALLDRIDLLLTSGELKARFGSQPGTPRRIILNALAATNSGNNASTDPGVQAASINNRIKTALWLVSAIPQGVTQK; this is encoded by the coding sequence ATGATCCCATTCAAAAATCTTCTTCCCGCCTTCATCCTCCTCACCCATGGATCTCCCGCATCGGCAGGGGTCGCGGAAATCCGCAACAGCGTCTGGGCGGCCAGATATCAGGCAGGAGATTTATCGCCCGATGCCGACACCGATGGAGACGGCCAGGTCAACCGGGACGAAGCCATCGCGGGAACGGATCCCCGCGACCCCGCGTCACGCATTTCCCTCCTCATCTCCCGCCCCGCCGGACATCCGCTGGTCACCTTTCCCAGCGAACCGGGAAAAAAATACCAACTTCACCGTTCCCGCCGACCGGATGCCGGCTGGACTCCGTTGGAAGAACCCGTCAGCGGCACCGGAACCAGCATCTCATTGCCGGTCACCAGCTCGGAGACCGCATCATTTTATAAAATCAGCGTCACCGATCAGGATACGGACGGTGACGGGGTGGACGACTGGTCGGAGCACCAGCTTGCCGGCTTCGATGCCTCCAAGTCCCGATCATTTCCCGCCGGAGGAGACGATCTTGCGATCGCCACCGCCATCATCGGGGATTGGGGCGGTTCGCTTGAATTGGAGTCCACAGAACCGGACGCGTTCGAGAAAGAAGGCCAGGCGGCGCTCCTCACGATCCGCCGGACGGCGGCTCCTTATCCGCTGACGGTTTTCCTGAAAACATCCGGCGCGTCGGATCCCGCCAAATCCTCCGCCTCGAAGGCCCATTATGAAGCGATCGCGGAAAGGGTCGTGATTCCTGCGGGAGATGCGGCCGTCACGGTGTCCATCCGGCCGGTTCCAAATCTACTGCCCGAGGTGCCCCGCCAGCTCACCCTTTCCGCAGGCGGTGGCCACCAGTCCTCCACTTTCTTCATCCGGGACGCCCGGAACACCATCGACAACCAACGGCTCCTGCTCGCCCACCTCAGGCCTCTTTCCGGCATCACCTCCGGAGGCAGCGGGCTGGCCACGATCAAGCTCTCCGGCGACAACAATCTGGCGACCGCCTCGCTATCTTTCTCCAACCTTAACTCGCCGGTCAACTCGACGCAGATCCTCAATGCGGCGTCCTCCATTCTCCAATCCATCCCCCCTGCGAACTACGGCGGCCAGCCATGGAACATCCGGGCCACCCAGTCATTCCCCACGGATCAGGCGGTGCTCGACGCGCTGCTCTCCGGCCAGGTGAAACTGGGCATCTATACCCAGGCGCACGTCACCGGAGAAATCGGCGGGACCTTCCTGCCTGTGTCCGGCTCCATCGAATTCACCGCGCCTCCCGAGGCCCCGGAGATCGCCCCGCTTGCCGACGATGCGCTGGACCGTGACATCGCCCGGTTTCTCACGCAGGCCACCTTCGGCCCCACGCTTGCGGAAATCGAATCCCTGAGGACCCGGGTGGCGGGCGCGGGAGGAGATCGCATCGCCGCCTATTCCGCATGGATCGACGAGCAGCTCGCGCTCCCCTCCCCCTCGCTGCTCGCCTACACCACCGCTGCCAACGCCCAGGAAAAAGAGGCGCGCGAGCCGGACTACAATCTCAACAGCCAGAACCGCCGGCGGGGATGGTGGCTCTTCGCCATCCGCGCGAACAGCCAGCTCAAGCAACGGTTCGCCTTCGCATTGAGCGAGATCTTCGTTGTTTCCGACGTGGATGCGGTCATCAACCGCTATTCCTACGGCGCGACCGCCTATCATGACCTTCTTGCCGAGGCGGCCACCGGCCCCTATCGCGCGCTTCTCCGCTCGGTTTCGCTGAGTCCCGTGATGGGGCAGTACTTGTCCCATCTCCGCAACGGAAAGGCCACCTACGACACCAATGGAAATCCCATCATCTCGCCGGACGAGAACTACGCCCGTGAGATCATGCAGCTCTTCTCCATCGGCCTGGTGCAACTGCATCCGGATGGATCGCTGAAACTCGATGCCACCGCCTCGCCCATCCCGACCTATACCCAGACGGACATCGGCGAGATGGCCCGCGTCTTCACCGGTTGGTCATTTTCCAAACGCAGCGCCGCGGCCCCACCCTACGCCACCATCGACAACAACACGTTCAACCTCGGCGACGGCACGAAGCATCGCGAGGCGCAGTGGACGAATCCGATGAAGGCCTTTCCCGGACAACACGACACCGGGGCGAAAACGGTGCTGGGCCGGAACCTCCCCTCCGGAAGCAATGCGAACCAGGATCTCAACGCGGTCCTCGATCTCCTGCGCGACCACCCCAATACCGCGCCATTCGTCTCCCGCCGCCTCATCCAGCGCCTCGTCACCGCGAATCCCTCGCCGGGTTACCTTTACCGCGTCTCCCAGGCATTCCGGAACTCGACCGGTGATTTCCCCACGGTGATCAAGGCGATCCTGCTGGATCCCGAGGCACGTTCCGGCGGCACGCTCGCCAGTTCGGGAAAGACCCGCGAGCCGCTGCTGCGGGCGACAGGCCTCATGCGGGCCACCGGCGCCGCCTCCGGCATGCCGCTTTCCGATCTCGCCGCCTATGGATACCCAGCGGAGGAACTCGCGAAATTTCCGGCCGGCACCACGCGCTACCGCCTGAACCGCACGCCAGCCCTCGCCCAATCCCCTCTCTCCGCACCCAGTGTTTTCAACTGGTTCCTGCCGGACCATTCGCCATCCGGCATCATCTCCGCCAACGGGCTCGTCTCACCGGAACAGCAGATCATCACCGAGTCCACCGCCATCACCATCACCAACTTCCTTTATAACGGAATCTTCACCAACGCCGGATTCACCCCGAACATGGGACTGCCCACGCTCACGGGAAATCCACAACGCATCCTTCCCAACCTCGCCCCGCTTCAAGCGCTCTACCTCTCATTTCTCGATACGAACCATGACGGATTTTTCTCACCCACCGATGCCACCACGTTCAACAAACCCGCGGCCCTCGCCATCGCGGATGAAGCCCTGCTGGACCGCATCGACCTGCTGCTGACGTCCGGCGAGCTGAAGGCGCGTTTCGGCAGCCAGCCCGGCACACCCCGCCGCATCATCCTCAACGCGCTCGCCGCCACCAACTCCGGCAACAACGCCAGCACCGATCCCGGCGTGCAGGCCGCCTCCATCAACAACCGGATCAAAACCGCACTCTGGCTCGTCTCGGCGATTCCCCAGGGCGTCACCCAGAAATAG
- a CDS encoding choice-of-anchor Q domain-containing protein encodes MKQIATIALSTGHSKRIGRSMRGRFRKRMWAPALFLALTSVGAHAADVVVTNAAGSGAGTLRQAIVDVSAGGTITFDPTLAGQTISLSSELILSKNLTIDASALANGITVDGGGTVRLFRVDTAGNVTLRGLTLTAGKGTGVADGFGGALHNLGTSVVDRCTFKGNSATQSGGGIFNGQNATMTVQSCTFTVDGGSTGNSAGLYGGAIFNSSVMTVNGCTFDRNTTAFEGGALYTDFSSTLMLTNSTFVGNTANFYGGAIFNGSPRLEMKNLTIVGNNAVRIGGGIYSDFFGSPSVSITNTILTENTAPQGPNTFGPWTGTNNITSGDPKLSPLGNYGGATKTMPPLPDSPAIDGGGSTSLLTDQRGQPRVLRDAPDIGAYEIPTSEYNRTGVTIHARVSAPDQEGVFEISTDPNFLPVVSTYAGTGTSGASTGARLSAQLGFPSGVAQDSLGNTFFADTANHRICMVGSDGLVVSIAGTGGFGRADGPGPTAAFAFPSALAVGPDDNVYVSDTFNHRIAKVTRPAVPGGVWTVTNLAGTGEAGFNEGAGSVARFRFPYGLTLDAAGNVYVADSDNHRIRKVTALGAVSTYAGSGSQGLQNSVTPSLAKFDTPHGVVISGGNLYIADSRNHLIRKVVPNGANAGEVSTFAGSSEGFMDATGTSARFDTPSAITTDGAGSLYIADEQNHRIRKIDALGGVTTVAGTGDDGLVNGKSDIAEFHAPTGVSMTLDGNLLVADAENHVIRRVAIKPLTVPATPFNDSYGVQVKYELDVLPLGLDPGVTYYFRWKSTSTGITQVLGQSFYLYDFPSVETVPATSLTPDAAVLNTTVDPKYGRTIVSFEYSTDPDLKNPYEVTTVAALSNASGVVTNAAGDAFVADRLGNKILKITPAGVVSTFAGSGVPGFHDGLGTAAKFEKPAALAIDGAGNLYVADEASHRIRIITPAGDVSTFAGSGVAGFAEGTAGEAEFLYPTGVAVDDNGVVYVADSGNHRIRRISAGTVTTLAGNGIPGSANGVVGSAQFSNPQSVAVDSSGGVLVADTGNHSIRVISAGNVTTLAGDGNEGFQDGPGGAAKFSSPRGVVEGAGGVVYVTDTGNHRIREISPDAEVSTLAGSGIAGQVDTPTVALFPATASRFNLPVGIAINPDGALLVTQEGSLRKIERSAALPTITLTPDADGNGERDLLSAVNRPLLYGTTYYFRARGTSYRDSITGEILSFVTRRGEISVFANTSQLSHLQSDVVDFSNTPTGQPFTRQFTISNPGTWPLTISSVALPGGFQQTGGVVVIPPLGTADFQITVTAAVAGNYSGNVVITNDAPEKTVFSFPVAGVVLDPPVLTTLDATLPGAGTATFNATVNPRDSATDVWFEWSQDPDFDGVNVSTLAGEFNQPSGIVADAAGNIFIADRQDHRIRKIAADGTVSIFAGSGAPGYANGAGEGAQFDQPVGLAINAAGTLFVADSNNHRIRAIDPAGVVSTYSGLGTIGFTDGIATAARFTHPAGLAIDNLGRLYVADSGNNRIRVVATDGSVSTLSGTGEPGSGNGAGNVAEFDGPVGIARDASGFVYVTESAGHAVRKIAPDGFTSVFAGNVATADFADASGTTARFSSPVGLSVGIGGVVYVADKGNNRIRRISPDGSVVTIAGTGTPVVLDGFGDVAGFFNPISLVATANGGVIVGEAGTSAVRKITSLQVLLPASTGLVGTTTLPVVLAVNGLPTSGPYYFRSIATNGGGTTIGATLGVNQAISTYDAWKFAKFGSDAGNPLISGMSANPSGDGISNLLKYAFGLDPLSPAPGSIPVMGLSGGALTLTYTKVLAATDLVYTVEWSEDLATWSSAGVIEQTVGGDSETSQIRATAPVVPASAKFLRVHVTLQ; translated from the coding sequence ATGAAACAGATCGCAACCATCGCCCTTTCGACGGGTCATAGCAAACGCATCGGCAGGTCAATGCGCGGCCGTTTCCGGAAACGCATGTGGGCTCCCGCCCTGTTCCTGGCCCTGACATCCGTCGGTGCCCACGCGGCGGATGTGGTGGTGACGAACGCGGCCGGTTCCGGCGCCGGGACCTTGCGGCAGGCGATCGTGGACGTTTCGGCCGGGGGAACCATCACGTTCGATCCCACGCTGGCCGGGCAGACGATCAGCCTTTCGAGCGAGCTGATTCTGAGCAAGAACCTGACCATCGACGCCAGCGCGCTTGCGAACGGCATCACCGTCGATGGTGGCGGAACGGTGCGCTTGTTCCGTGTGGACACCGCAGGGAACGTCACCCTGAGAGGGTTGACGCTTACGGCAGGCAAAGGCACCGGTGTTGCGGACGGATTCGGCGGCGCCCTCCACAACCTGGGCACATCCGTGGTGGACCGCTGCACCTTCAAGGGAAATTCGGCCACGCAGTCGGGTGGCGGAATTTTCAACGGCCAGAACGCGACGATGACGGTGCAAAGCTGCACGTTCACGGTGGACGGTGGTTCGACCGGCAACTCCGCCGGACTTTATGGCGGCGCGATTTTCAACTCGAGCGTCATGACGGTGAACGGTTGCACCTTCGACCGGAACACCACGGCCTTCGAAGGTGGCGCGCTTTACACCGACTTCTCCAGCACCCTGATGCTGACGAACTCCACGTTCGTCGGGAACACCGCCAACTTCTACGGGGGGGCGATCTTCAACGGCAGTCCGCGGCTGGAGATGAAGAACCTGACCATCGTGGGCAACAACGCGGTGCGCATCGGTGGCGGGATTTACAGCGACTTCTTCGGCTCGCCCAGCGTGAGCATCACCAACACCATCCTCACGGAAAACACCGCACCGCAGGGGCCGAACACCTTCGGACCTTGGACGGGTACCAACAACATCACCAGCGGGGATCCCAAGCTCTCACCGCTCGGCAACTACGGCGGCGCGACCAAAACGATGCCTCCGCTGCCGGACTCGCCCGCGATCGACGGAGGCGGCTCCACCAGCCTGCTCACCGACCAGCGCGGCCAGCCGCGTGTCCTCAGGGACGCGCCGGACATCGGGGCCTATGAAATACCGACCTCGGAATACAACCGCACCGGCGTGACAATCCATGCGCGTGTCTCCGCGCCGGATCAGGAAGGGGTTTTCGAAATTTCCACCGATCCGAATTTCCTGCCGGTGGTGAGCACCTATGCGGGAACAGGGACCTCCGGTGCGTCCACCGGCGCACGCCTGTCGGCACAACTGGGTTTCCCCTCCGGTGTGGCACAGGACTCGCTCGGGAACACATTCTTCGCGGACACGGCGAACCACCGGATCTGCATGGTCGGCTCGGACGGTCTGGTCGTGAGCATCGCGGGCACCGGCGGGTTCGGCCGGGCGGATGGTCCGGGACCCACGGCGGCATTCGCATTTCCCTCCGCGCTGGCGGTCGGTCCCGATGACAACGTGTATGTCTCCGACACCTTCAACCACCGGATCGCGAAAGTGACCCGTCCGGCGGTTCCGGGTGGAGTCTGGACGGTTACCAATCTGGCAGGCACGGGTGAGGCTGGCTTCAACGAAGGTGCGGGCTCCGTCGCCCGCTTCCGTTTTCCCTACGGTCTGACCCTCGACGCGGCCGGGAATGTCTATGTCGCGGACTCGGACAACCACCGCATCCGCAAGGTGACCGCGCTCGGAGCGGTGAGCACCTATGCCGGATCCGGCAGCCAGGGGCTTCAGAATTCCGTGACTCCGTCCCTCGCGAAGTTCGACACTCCCCACGGCGTGGTCATTTCCGGTGGAAATCTGTATATTGCGGACAGCCGCAACCACTTGATCCGCAAGGTGGTTCCCAACGGGGCCAATGCGGGTGAGGTGAGCACCTTCGCCGGTTCATCGGAAGGCTTCATGGATGCCACCGGTACCAGCGCCCGATTCGACACCCCCTCCGCCATCACGACGGACGGTGCGGGCAGCCTGTATATCGCGGACGAACAGAACCACCGGATCCGGAAAATAGACGCGCTCGGTGGTGTGACCACCGTCGCCGGCACCGGTGATGACGGTCTTGTGAACGGAAAATCCGACATCGCCGAGTTCCACGCACCTACCGGCGTATCCATGACCCTCGATGGAAATCTCCTCGTCGCCGACGCGGAGAACCATGTGATCCGCCGCGTTGCGATCAAGCCGCTCACGGTTCCCGCCACCCCTTTCAACGACAGCTATGGCGTGCAGGTGAAATACGAACTGGATGTCCTGCCGCTCGGACTTGATCCGGGTGTGACCTATTACTTCCGTTGGAAATCCACCTCCACCGGCATCACGCAGGTTTTGGGACAGAGCTTCTACCTATATGATTTCCCTTCGGTGGAAACGGTGCCGGCCACCTCGCTCACTCCGGATGCCGCAGTGTTGAACACCACCGTGGATCCGAAATACGGCCGCACGATCGTCAGTTTCGAATACTCCACCGATCCCGATTTGAAAAATCCCTACGAGGTGACGACGGTCGCGGCTCTTTCAAATGCTTCCGGTGTGGTCACGAATGCCGCGGGCGATGCCTTCGTTGCGGACCGCCTCGGTAACAAAATCTTGAAAATCACCCCTGCGGGTGTGGTCAGCACCTTCGCCGGATCCGGTGTTCCGGGATTCCATGATGGTCTGGGGACGGCTGCGAAATTTGAGAAGCCCGCCGCCCTCGCCATCGATGGTGCGGGGAACCTCTACGTCGCGGACGAGGCGAGCCACCGCATCCGGATCATCACCCCTGCGGGCGATGTGAGCACCTTCGCCGGTTCCGGCGTGGCCGGATTCGCCGAGGGCACGGCTGGCGAGGCGGAATTCCTTTATCCGACCGGAGTCGCGGTGGACGATAACGGGGTTGTCTACGTCGCGGATTCCGGAAACCACCGGATCCGCAGGATCTCGGCGGGGACTGTCACCACACTCGCCGGCAACGGCATTCCCGGCTCTGCGAACGGAGTCGTAGGGAGCGCGCAATTCTCCAATCCCCAATCCGTGGCCGTGGATTCCAGCGGCGGGGTGCTGGTGGCGGATACCGGCAATCACAGCATCCGTGTGATCTCCGCCGGAAATGTGACCACCCTCGCGGGAGATGGTAACGAAGGCTTCCAGGACGGTCCGGGCGGAGCCGCGAAATTCTCCTCGCCACGCGGAGTGGTCGAAGGGGCGGGCGGCGTGGTCTACGTCACGGATACCGGGAATCATCGCATCCGCGAGATCTCGCCGGATGCGGAAGTCAGCACGCTCGCGGGCTCGGGCATCGCCGGGCAGGTGGACACGCCCACCGTCGCTCTCTTCCCCGCCACCGCCAGCCGGTTCAACCTGCCTGTGGGAATAGCGATCAACCCGGACGGTGCCCTGCTCGTGACGCAGGAAGGCAGCCTGCGGAAAATCGAACGCAGCGCCGCGCTGCCCACCATCACCCTCACTCCTGATGCCGATGGAAATGGCGAGCGTGACCTGCTCTCCGCCGTGAACCGTCCTCTTCTCTACGGCACCACCTATTATTTCCGCGCACGCGGCACCAGCTACCGTGACTCGATCACCGGAGAGATCCTCAGTTTCGTCACCCGTCGCGGAGAGATTTCGGTATTCGCCAACACCTCCCAACTGAGCCATCTCCAGAGCGATGTGGTGGACTTCAGCAACACGCCTACCGGCCAGCCGTTCACGCGGCAGTTCACCATTTCGAATCCCGGCACCTGGCCGCTCACCATCAGTTCGGTAGCCTTGCCGGGCGGTTTCCAACAGACGGGTGGCGTGGTCGTCATCCCGCCGCTGGGCACTGCTGATTTCCAAATCACGGTGACCGCCGCCGTCGCCGGAAATTACAGCGGAAACGTCGTCATCACGAACGACGCACCGGAGAAGACGGTGTTTTCCTTCCCGGTCGCAGGCGTGGTGCTGGATCCACCCGTGCTCACGACCTTGGACGCCACCTTGCCCGGGGCCGGCACCGCAACCTTCAATGCGACCGTCAACCCTCGTGACAGCGCCACGGATGTCTGGTTCGAGTGGTCTCAGGATCCGGATTTCGACGGTGTGAACGTCAGCACGCTTGCCGGAGAATTCAACCAACCCTCTGGCATCGTGGCCGATGCCGCGGGAAATATTTTCATCGCGGACCGCCAGGACCACCGCATCCGGAAAATCGCCGCGGACGGCACGGTGAGCATCTTTGCCGGTTCCGGAGCGCCGGGCTATGCGAACGGGGCAGGGGAGGGCGCACAGTTCGACCAACCCGTCGGTCTCGCCATCAACGCCGCCGGAACCTTGTTCGTCGCGGATTCCAACAACCACCGCATCCGTGCCATCGACCCTGCGGGCGTCGTCAGCACTTATTCCGGCCTTGGAACCATCGGCTTCACGGACGGTATCGCGACCGCCGCCCGCTTCACCCATCCGGCGGGCCTGGCCATCGACAATCTGGGCCGGCTCTACGTGGCGGATTCCGGAAACAACCGTATCCGCGTCGTCGCAACGGACGGCTCGGTCAGCACGCTTTCAGGAACGGGCGAGCCCGGTTCCGGCAATGGAGCGGGCAACGTGGCGGAGTTCGACGGACCGGTTGGCATCGCCCGGGACGCCTCCGGTTTCGTTTATGTGACGGAATCGGCCGGCCATGCGGTCCGCAAGATCGCACCGGATGGATTCACCAGCGTGTTCGCGGGAAATGTGGCCACCGCCGATTTTGCGGACGCCTCCGGCACGACCGCCCGTTTCAGCAGCCCGGTGGGCCTTTCCGTCGGAATCGGCGGAGTGGTCTATGTCGCGGACAAGGGTAACAACCGCATCCGCCGCATCAGCCCGGATGGCTCGGTGGTGACGATCGCGGGCACGGGAACTCCCGTGGTGCTCGACGGCTTCGGTGACGTCGCCGGATTCTTCAACCCCATCTCCCTTGTGGCGACGGCGAATGGTGGCGTGATCGTAGGAGAGGCCGGAACATCCGCCGTCCGGAAGATCACCTCGCTTCAGGTCCTGCTTCCAGCCTCCACCGGACTGGTGGGCACGACGACGCTTCCTGTGGTGCTGGCGGTCAACGGCCTGCCGACCTCCGGTCCTTATTATTTCCGCTCCATCGCGACCAACGGCGGGGGAACGACCATCGGTGCCACCCTCGGTGTCAACCAGGCGATCTCCACCTACGATGCGTGGAAATTCGCCAAATTCGGCAGCGACGCCGGGAACCCGCTCATCTCCGGCATGTCCGCGAATCCAAGCGGCGACGGCATCTCGAACCTCCTCAAGTATGCCTTCGGACTTGATCCTCTGTCTCCGGCGCCCGGAAGCATTCCCGTCATGGGACTCAGCGGCGGTGCGCTGACCCTCACCTACACCAAGGTTCTCGCTGCGACCGATCTGGTTTACACCGTCGAGTGGTCGGAGGACCTCGCCACCTGGAGTTCCGCCGGAGTCATCGAGCAGACCGTCGGCGGCGACTCGGAAACCTCACAAATCCGCGCCACAGCCCCGGTCGTGCCCGCTTCGGCCAAATTCCTCCGGGTTCACGTCACCTTGCAGTAG